CGTGTTATCGGCGGTGATGAGCCATGAGCGTCGATGATCTCGACGTGGACTGTCTCACTAACTACTTCTATCAACCCGCCCCAGAATGTTCTAACCCAGTTGAACCTGTCACACAACTACTAGCCAATAATTTAAGTCAATCCGCTGCACAAGACAAGCTATCAGCTAACGAAAGAAGATCCACTAAAAGGGGCAGGTGCCTAGACAACTCCTGCTTCTGTACGAAACGACATAAGCGTTTGCCTTCAGAGAGCCTCAGCTCTGTCTCTCACGGTAGAGATCGGAGTGGAACAAACTCGCTGAGCAACGAGAGTGTCGGCTACACCAACAGAATCCACGACAACAGAAACTGAAACACGATACATATGACTCAAGAGCGTAGTTCCAAACGACAGTCCGGGTGTGAAGTTCCCACGCCTCGCCCCGGATGTCGTTCTGCAGTATTCCTCAAGCGGATCAGTGAAGTGATCCTGCAAGGAGCGTGTGACTGAATGCTCCTATTAGTAGTGCCAACGTTGGTACTATTGATTCTTTCGCCGTCTAGCCGCAGGTCCATCTTCACTACATCCGCTTTATCGAAAGGCGGACAAAATGACGGTATCTTACGATAGAGAGAAACAACACTCGAATATTCGAAAGGTAGCTCCTGATGGATCCCTTTCGCCATCTGGTATCGTTGTCAACGATATCACGCCGAGAGTCACTGAGTGGATTCCGAAGCTGCTTGACGAACTACTTCCGTCTAGTCTTCACACAATTCGGAAGTTCATCTGCGAGATTGATCCACAGATCCTCAGACACGGACGCTATGGGTCGGTGTTGCCCGTTCTCCACGACAAGACCCTCGGGTACGGGCGACGAAGATCGAACGACCCCACGCAGGTATGGAGCGATAGCGAGGCAGAAGCTGTCGACTACCAGAACTCGCTGGTTGAGTTCGCAACCAAATACGCTGAGCCGTCAAAGGATGATCTCTCGACGTACCATCAGCAGCGATATCAAAAGCTCAAACAGCTACTGACGACTGTTGGGACTGGTAGAGGATCAATGAATGGTGGCCTCGAGTCACTTGCCAAGGGGCCTGTGCGTGTTCATCAGGAACTCGATGAGACTCCACAATCCATTACATTGATTCTTGACGGTGAATCGTGGACAGATCTCAGTGATCGTTCTACTGGTGTGCGAGCTCTCGCAGCGATTGTTGTCCTGGGGTCCGCATTTGATGTTCGATTAATCATCTCTCCGACTCTTGATGCTACCCTTGAGCGAGACTATCCAAACTGGTATGATGCTCATCTCAGTCTTACTGAGCGTGCTGATGGGTCCTGTATGGAGACTGTCTCTGATGGTGAGGAGACATTGGATAAACAACTCAAGCAGGTATGGGATATTATCAAAGAGCTCCCTGAAGTGTCTGGTCGACTCCGGCTCCTAGGGAACCTTCCTGTTAACGGAGAACGCGAATACCGTGATCTCAAGCAGGACGATGAGATCGGTGTCAAGTCGGGGACTATCGGACGCTACATTGTCGATCTAGAAGAAAGAGGGCTCGTAGACATTGATCGTCGAGGGCGGTACAATAGTGCGTCTCTCACGTCACTTGGCCAGCTTGCTGTCGAGGAGTTTCTCACTGCTGACTACCGGCTGATTCACCCCTCCCAGTCGACGTTGGAGACGGCTCTTACGCTGACCCCTCAGTCCGATGCAGGTACAGTGTATAGGGCGCAGGCAAGCACGGAAGGGGGGGATGGATTACCTCCGACAGCAACCGCCGAGGAGTGGCTCGCGACAACCGGCTCTCCAGCGAACGGCAACAGCTACGTCCAGTGGCTCAACGGCCCATCTGATGTCCTCGACGCTTGGGGAATGCACCAGCGATACGGTGCTAGCCGCCGAAACCCCGGGGTAAACCTCGCCGATGACCTCCTCTCGAAGTTCGACGACGGTCGAGTTTCCTATCTCAGCTGTTTCGACGACGATCTCCTCGTTATCTCTCAGTGGGGTGGGCCACTTCCCACACTAGGACGTATCGCGGGAGCCTTACTGAGCAACAAAGCACTGAGTAAGATACTCTCTCCGTCTGCCCTCGGTAACGAGTTCGAGGAGATCGATGATGCCGTGGTCGACAAACTCGACGAAAAGGCAGGAGATATTCTCCGGTGGGGCCATCAGATCGGGTGGTTCAGCGAGGACGAAGAACAGTATGATGACTGGAAAGACCGCATCAGCACTGTTCGGAGCCTCTGCCTCGAGAAAGTTGGAGAACTCACCAACAGCGACGATGTTGAGGCTCGAACTGAGTTGTTCCGAGACCTCCAGGGACTGATCGCTTCAGCAACCCAGCTGTACTACACCATTGACGTCGACGTGACGATCAACGTCCGAATGCCGGATACTGGGATGTTGGTTCGAGACGACAAACGCCTGAATGACTTCCTGGATTTCGCTCGGTACACGGTTCCCAAACAGTCTGTCTACGGGATCCACTCGGGATACCGAATGCTCCTGGAAGATCGCGAGCAGAAACTGAAAATGCGGCTGCCGTATGATGTTGATGAGGCCGATCCAACGATGCACCTGACCGCCTCATGGGTGTTTTCGGGGCCGACGATGACGGATCTCAAAGCAGACATAGAGGAGGCCATCGAACGGGAAGCAGGTGAGATTCGAGAAGCCATCGCTGACGGAACAGAGACTGCACCGGTGATGGAAATCCCAGTGCAGATCTCGAACACCTACACCGCAACTCGTGAGCTCATTGAGGAGTTCGCGACCTCGAAAGGCTACGAGGTGTCTTATCGCGGCGATATCCATGAGCGAGACGACGACCTAGAGCGTCTGACTCGGCTCTTTCTCCGGGTCTTGGGGACCGCTGATCGGCCTCATCGAGCGTGTCCTTCGGACGTCGCCGAAGCGATGCTGCATATTGCTCGGTCGACTCGGAGCTTCGATTTCATCAGCATCAAAGACATCTCCTACGGGCTGTCACAGCTCCCAACAGATCGGTTGCTTCCCGAACTCCCACCGACAGCGACGAAACTGCTGAAAACACTGCTCAATTCTCCGGATCCACTGGGCCGATCAGCAATCATCGAGAAGGCTGGAATCTCTGGGAGTAGCTACGATCGGTACATCAACGAACTGGCTGCGTGGGACATCATCGAACCGACCGAATCCGGGGGTCGACGGCAGTGGGAAGCCCACTTAGAGCCGTGGTGGAGTCCACAAAGCCATCACGAGGAGCCGTTTGGTGAACCAGATCCAGACACAGCGATCATTGACGCAACGTTCGCTCGTGATATTGGGAGTCGAGTGTTGTGCCACTACATTTCACACTACGATCTTCCAGAGTTAGAGGAGGTGTATATGAGTGGTTTATGCCCAATTAGTCCGGATGACGACATCCGGGTGTTATTCACACGCCATGCTCGGTTATCCCGGTGGTGGGCGTTCCTGTGGGGAGCGTATGCCGATGAGAGTGAACTCAAGACTGGTCCTTCAGAGGTCTCACCATCGTCAACAGGTATGATCCGTTTAGGTCGATTGGAAGTCGACACTCCTCAATCGCATCTCCGAGAAGTTTCATCGATGCCGTCTGACTGAGTATGTCCGGGTACACTCTCTGTCCAGGGTGGTACTAGAGAATCTGAAACGGTTGGTGCTGCTCTTTGCCAGTGAATTATACTGAGCGTAGTTTGTTGGCTCATCCAATAAGAACAGCGGAAGCAGTGGTGTGTGGCTCTATCAAAAAGCCAAAAATTCCGGCTCGAGAAGCCAGCTAACTGCGTTCTTCTCCGGAAGTAGTGGTGTGGTAGAGTACTCCTTATACAATTCACACACACCTAACCACGTTATTTAAAACCAAGAAGTAACGTTGATAGAAAACTCGGTTACGGGTGTGCAAGACTGTGAGTGTATGTGTTTCATTAGTCTAAGAGAGATAAGACCTCCTAGATGGGCAACACACCCCTCATATCGAATGTAAATGTGCTGATTACGAGTATTAGAAACGCTGTATAGTAGATCTTCTATGATTGTATAGACATTTACCCACTGATTCAAGATATGTTTCTCGCTTGATTATATGTTTATGAAGAAGAATTGTTGGTAAGCGCGTCTGGTATCGGAAGTACGGCTACTGGGGTGACCTACTCTCTTTGAGGATGGGGATTTTGTCTATCTAATCGGCATACTGTTCTTGAACCTCATGCTCTTCGGCGACCAATTTTTCGACCCCCGTTTTGATATCATGAGTAAGGACAGTGTGGCCGAGGTCGGTCAATATATACTCCATGAGTGTATTCCTTAGTACCTCTTGTTCACTGATGGTTGTTCGTGGCTATATCATGGCAAGCTGCGTTCACCACTACATTTATCCATGGTTAAGACGTGACTTTAGACACGCATGGCCACAGAAAAACCACGCTCTGACGAACCCCTCGATGATGAAGACCGTGTTATCGAAGAGCGTGCAGAGAAACTCGACGATGAAAATAATCTCGTCGACGTCGAAGACTTTCTAGACGATATCTGAGATCTATTTTCCGGGCCCTAATTGAGATTTTTTATACCCTCTCCGAGAAGATAGCAGTAATTGATGGGCATCTCGGAGTTCAAAGTTCTTGATGAAGATGTGTCGCAGGATCTTGCAGGATTCCAAGCCCACGAAGTCGACCGGATTAAATCGAAAATACAGGACATCAACACTGCTTGTGTTTTAGGTTCACGAGATCCACGTTTTCATCACGATTACACGAAGCTCGCTGGTGGCAGTGATAAATACACGTTCTATCGGAAGTGGGTTGGCCGTGATAAGTTCCGCCTCATCTTCGAAGTTTCTGGTGAGCGAATGGTGCTGGTCGCAGTCCTAAAAAAGGATGATCACGCCTACAATCCATCAGAGTACGCTCAAAGAATGAGCGAATTCGAAAGTGGAGATAGACAAGGCGAAATACCTTGATCTGGCGAGAATGTGTGTAGTCGGTCTGATTTGCTCAACAGACGACGGAAACGTGGGGTGGGTTCCCTGATACTAAATAGGTGGTATGACAATTATAGCACCCAATATTAGCACTCTAACAGCGGAAACGTGCTCTTCTCTCCCAACTCAAATTCTCATTGTACGTGCGTGAGATGTGATATTTCATTTCGGTAATCACAGCGCCCACACACCACATCCGAAGTGTATCTGCTGACATATTTTGGTCCGCTCAATGAGAACAGCGGAAGTAGTGGTGTCCCATCTGTGAGAAAAAATACTGGAAGTAATATGGTGTAGGTGATCGCGAAAGCACTGGAACCAGTGGGGTAGATTACTTATAAAAGAATGGGAGCATAGGAAACATTGGAAGTGGTGGTGTAGTAGATCGCTATAAGAACCTATCACTCTAGCAACGAAAATAGTGGTATGTATTTCTTATATTATGACCGACACCGACTGCGATAACGTCGCTGGTGTCGAAGATCCTGATATACACAAGCGATATCTATCGATCTCGCGCG
This sequence is a window from Halohasta litchfieldiae. Protein-coding genes within it:
- a CDS encoding plasmid replication protein RepH yields the protein METVSDGEETLDKQLKQVWDIIKELPEVSGRLRLLGNLPVNGEREYRDLKQDDEIGVKSGTIGRYIVDLEERGLVDIDRRGRYNSASLTSLGQLAVEEFLTADYRLIHPSQSTLETALTLTPQSDAGTVYRAQASTEGGDGLPPTATAEEWLATTGSPANGNSYVQWLNGPSDVLDAWGMHQRYGASRRNPGVNLADDLLSKFDDGRVSYLSCFDDDLLVISQWGGPLPTLGRIAGALLSNKALSKILSPSALGNEFEEIDDAVVDKLDEKAGDILRWGHQIGWFSEDEEQYDDWKDRISTVRSLCLEKVGELTNSDDVEARTELFRDLQGLIASATQLYYTIDVDVTINVRMPDTGMLVRDDKRLNDFLDFARYTVPKQSVYGIHSGYRMLLEDREQKLKMRLPYDVDEADPTMHLTASWVFSGPTMTDLKADIEEAIEREAGEIREAIADGTETAPVMEIPVQISNTYTATRELIEEFATSKGYEVSYRGDIHERDDDLERLTRLFLRVLGTADRPHRACPSDVAEAMLHIARSTRSFDFISIKDISYGLSQLPTDRLLPELPPTATKLLKTLLNSPDPLGRSAIIEKAGISGSSYDRYINELAAWDIIEPTESGGRRQWEAHLEPWWSPQSHHEEPFGEPDPDTAIIDATFARDIGSRVLCHYISHYDLPELEEVYMSGLCPISPDDDIRVLFTRHARLSRWWAFLWGAYADESELKTGPSEVSPSSTGMIRLGRLEVDTPQSHLREVSSMPSD
- a CDS encoding type II toxin-antitoxin system RelE family toxin, which produces MGISEFKVLDEDVSQDLAGFQAHEVDRIKSKIQDINTACVLGSRDPRFHHDYTKLAGGSDKYTFYRKWVGRDKFRLIFEVSGERMVLVAVLKKDDHAYNPSEYAQRMSEFESGDRQGEIP